In the Paenibacillus sp. FSL H7-0357 genome, one interval contains:
- the yunB gene encoding sporulation protein YunB encodes MGRIKKWGSRRAVMPSLRLRVRLPKFSLGSMPRPAGRSPAFKAKPAKPGIRAAGQGARFSPKRRGSGFSFSGGGERKKAVSVSVQKTQKPRRRGRFWIILSLLLILAVLQGLRYVEQHLKPPIIHLAQIRVKQIATESINKAITSQVADAGDAEALIDWKTDKEGKISGFMLNYREHMRITSQAAEVIQSTLQELHNQTERIPLGQALGSPLIASFGPDVPIKIEPQGAVKVELNTRQKNAGINMILVEVFIHVVTEVAVVIPFDMEPQVVDTEIPVSYLMVVGDVPMYYYDNQGQPVGENGNNAPGIAIPAPQASGEKSGTGEGGSDTDESGESKDPQSGSTNDPPASSNTSGNAGNAGNGGAAIEGGGE; translated from the coding sequence ATGGGCAGAATAAAAAAATGGGGAAGCCGCAGGGCGGTTATGCCAAGCCTGCGCCTGCGGGTGCGGCTGCCGAAATTCAGCTTGGGCAGCATGCCAAGACCGGCCGGGCGAAGCCCGGCGTTTAAGGCGAAACCGGCCAAGCCGGGAATCAGAGCCGCTGGACAAGGAGCGCGGTTCTCGCCAAAAAGACGGGGGAGCGGGTTCAGCTTCTCCGGCGGAGGCGAGCGGAAGAAGGCGGTTTCCGTATCCGTCCAGAAGACGCAAAAGCCGCGCAGACGGGGCCGCTTCTGGATCATCCTGAGCCTGCTGCTGATATTGGCGGTGCTTCAAGGCCTGCGTTATGTCGAGCAGCATTTGAAGCCGCCGATTATTCATCTGGCGCAAATCCGGGTGAAGCAAATTGCCACGGAGTCGATCAATAAGGCGATTACCTCACAGGTGGCCGATGCAGGAGATGCCGAAGCGCTGATTGACTGGAAGACGGATAAGGAAGGCAAAATATCGGGCTTTATGCTCAATTATAGAGAGCATATGCGGATTACCTCGCAGGCGGCGGAGGTCATTCAGTCCACGCTGCAGGAGCTGCATAATCAGACGGAGCGTATCCCGCTCGGTCAGGCGCTGGGCAGTCCGCTCATCGCTTCCTTCGGGCCGGATGTGCCGATCAAGATCGAACCTCAGGGCGCAGTTAAAGTAGAGCTGAACACCCGCCAAAAAAATGCCGGAATTAATATGATTCTGGTTGAGGTCTTCATTCATGTTGTCACTGAGGTTGCGGTTGTCATTCCGTTCGACATGGAGCCGCAGGTAGTGGATACAGAAATTCCTGTATCTTATCTGATGGTTGTCGGCGATGTTCCGATGTACTACTACGACAATCAAGGCCAGCCAGTCGGTGAGAATGGAAACAACGCACCGGGCATTGCCATTCCGGCTCCGCAGGCAAGCGGGGAGAAGAGCGGAACTGGCGAGGGCGGTTCGGATACTGATGAAAGCGGCGAGAGCAAAGATCCGCAGAGCGGCAGCACGAATGATCCGCCCGCGAGCAGCAATACTTCCGGCAATGCCGGAAACGCAGGTAACGGCGGAGCGGCGATTGAGGGTGGCGGCGAATAG
- a CDS encoding TVP38/TMEM64 family protein, with protein sequence MTEVINGWIDWLLQSLGLNGPYILLATIPLTILQSLFGFFPLAILIVLHVSEFHVIGGMLVSWLACNLGAILVYFLFRRYLYGWFDEKWRSKLKRYDKWQRYLDRYGIWTLVLLRTIPIVPSNVINFMAAVSPIKASAYIWGTVLGNLSFIWLFGTIGSSLVVPREEWNGFLAWYAVFIIILLGIFIRRHWAHLQEDKRSRME encoded by the coding sequence ATGACGGAGGTCATAAACGGCTGGATTGATTGGCTGCTGCAAAGTCTTGGGCTGAACGGACCGTATATTCTGTTAGCAACGATTCCGCTCACGATTCTGCAGAGTTTGTTCGGATTTTTCCCGCTGGCGATATTGATTGTTCTGCATGTCTCCGAATTCCATGTGATCGGCGGTATGCTGGTCAGCTGGCTGGCTTGTAATTTAGGCGCCATACTCGTGTATTTTCTCTTCCGGCGGTACCTCTATGGCTGGTTCGACGAGAAATGGAGATCCAAGCTGAAGCGCTATGACAAGTGGCAGCGTTATTTGGACCGCTACGGCATCTGGACGCTGGTGCTGCTTCGCACCATTCCGATTGTTCCCAGCAACGTAATCAATTTCATGGCGGCGGTCTCGCCGATCAAAGCCTCGGCTTATATTTGGGGTACGGTGCTCGGCAATCTGTCCTTCATCTGGCTGTTCGGAACGATCGGCTCTTCACTGGTTGTCCCCAGGGAGGAATGGAACGGATTTCTTGCCTGGTATGCGGTTTTTATTATTATTTTGCTGGGCATTTTTATCCGGCGGCATTGGGCCCATCTGCAGGAGGATAAGCGGAGCCGGATGGAGTAA
- a CDS encoding glycine betaine ABC transporter substrate-binding protein — MKKKGFGLLLTALLVFAIAGCSSSEGKSVKLAYVAWDSEIASTYVVKEVLESKLDAKVEMLQVDAGPMWAGVADGSADGMVAAWLPSTHASYLEQYGKDIEDLGANLKGTKTGLVVPTYMDINSIEDLNNPEMAAALNNRVVGIEPGAGIMMATEKALTDYKLSDYKLLESSSAAMVQELGKAYTNNEPIVVTGWTPHWMFANMDLKYLEDPKNVYGGAEQIHTMVRKGLKEDMPEVYNFLDKFTWTPEEMAQVMVEIQAGKSPEDAAKSWVEANEDKVNTWIAAE; from the coding sequence ATGAAGAAAAAAGGATTCGGATTGCTGTTGACGGCGTTGCTGGTATTTGCAATTGCCGGCTGTTCATCAAGTGAAGGAAAATCTGTGAAGCTGGCATATGTGGCCTGGGATTCGGAAATTGCCAGCACGTATGTAGTCAAAGAGGTTCTGGAGTCCAAGCTGGATGCGAAGGTGGAAATGCTTCAGGTTGATGCTGGACCGATGTGGGCCGGCGTTGCGGACGGAAGTGCGGATGGAATGGTAGCTGCCTGGCTGCCGAGCACCCATGCTTCCTATCTGGAGCAGTATGGAAAAGATATAGAGGATCTCGGGGCCAACCTGAAAGGAACCAAGACAGGTCTTGTTGTTCCCACTTATATGGACATCAACTCCATTGAGGATTTGAACAATCCGGAAATGGCAGCAGCGCTGAACAACCGGGTTGTCGGGATTGAACCCGGAGCAGGAATTATGATGGCCACCGAAAAGGCGCTCACTGACTATAAACTGAGTGATTATAAGCTGCTGGAAAGCTCGTCGGCCGCTATGGTTCAAGAATTGGGGAAGGCATACACCAATAATGAGCCGATTGTAGTAACGGGCTGGACGCCGCACTGGATGTTCGCCAATATGGATCTGAAGTATCTGGAAGATCCCAAAAACGTATATGGCGGAGCAGAGCAGATTCACACTATGGTACGCAAAGGTTTGAAAGAAGATATGCCGGAGGTGTACAACTTCCTCGATAAATTCACATGGACACCTGAGGAAATGGCTCAGGTCATGGTGGAGATTCAAGCCGGGAAATCGCCTGAGGATGCTGCTAAGAGCTGGGTAGAAGCGAATGAGGATAAAGTGAATACTTGGATTGCTGCAGAATAA